The Betta splendens chromosome 4, fBetSpl5.4, whole genome shotgun sequence genome contains a region encoding:
- the LOC114854075 gene encoding N-acetyllactosaminide beta-1,3-N-acetylglucosaminyltransferase 3-like produces the protein MCVFIATVSRMRKITARTLLLVGVFGLFILHFCKERKTIQLPVDGQEDNRKIRELHKYDSYVYSWPKCEQNTSAANIIGFSSLPGHIQDFLYYRHCRHFPMLLDVPDKCGGASQSAEVFLLLVIKSSPVNYDRREVLRKTWAEEREQNGVWIQTLFISGTMDSGHEKNRLNKLLELEHREHNDILQWDFSDSFFNLTLKQILFLEWMERNCPKARFLFNGDDDVFANTDNMVQYLQGLDDNDGSKHLFTGHLIKNVGPIRSQENKYFVPVQVQESESYPPYCGGGGFLLSGYTAMVIYNMSKSITILPIDDVYMGLCLAKAGLGPSSHMGVKTAGLYIPSSKIDTYDPCYYKEIILVHRFFPAHMYLMWHRIHDPNLKCGRY, from the coding sequence atgtgtgtatttattgcgACAGTTTCCAGGATGAGGAAAATCACAGCTAGAACCTTGCTGCTGGTCGGAGTTTTTGGCCTGTTCATCCTGCATTTTTGTAAAGAGCGCAAAACAATCCAACTTCCTGTAGATGGGCAAGAAGACAACAGGAAAATAAGAGAACTTCACAAATATGACTCCTATGTGTACTCGTGGCCAAAATGTGAGCAGAATACTTCAGCTGCAAACATCATAGGCTTCAGCTCTCTTCCTGGTCATATACAAGACTTTCTCTACTACAGACACTGTCGCCATTTCCCCATGTTGCTGGATGTTCCTGACAAATGTGGAGGAGCTTCTCAGTCAGCAGAAGTCTTCCTTCTACTGGTCATTAAAAGCTCCCCTGTGAACTACGACCGCAGAGAGGTGCTGCGTAAAACCTGGGCTGAGGAAAGAGAACAAAACGGTGTGTGGATCCAAACGCTCTTCATCTCTGGAACCATGGATTCTGGTCATGAAAAGAACCGACTGAACAAACTACTGGAACTGGAGCATCGTGAGCACAATGACATCCTCCAGTGGGACTTCAGTGACTCCTTCTTCAACCTGACCTTGAAGCAGATCCTCTTCCTGGAATGGATGGAAAGAAACTGTCCAAAGGCACGTTTCCTGTTTAATGGTGATGATGACGTCTTTGccaacacagacaacatggtccAGTATCTCCAAGGCCTTGATGACAATGATGGGAGTAAACATCTCTTTACTGGTCATCTGATCAAAAATGTTGGACCCATTAGATCACAAGAAAACAAATACTTTGTCCCAGTCCAGGTGCAAGAGTCAGAGTCATACCCTCCTTACTGTGGTGGCGGAGGCTTTCTCCTGTCTGGCTACACAGCTATGGTCATATACAACATGTCCAAGTCCATCACTATTCTTCCCATTGATGATGTTTACATGGGCCTGTGTCTGGCCAAAGCAGGACTTGGTCCGAGTTCCCATATGGGTGTGAAGACTGCAGGACTGTACATTCCCTCCAGCAAAATAGATACGTATGATCCTTGTTATTATAAAGAGATCATATTGGTTCACAGATTCTTCCCAGCTCACATGTATCTTATGTGGCACAGAATACATGACCCCAATCTGAAATGTGGTCGATATTAG